GGAGTTAAGATAAATTTTGATTCTGATACAGATAAAGATTTAAAAGAATTATTTAAATTTTTGGAAGAAAAGGCTAAAAAAGGTGAAAAAGGAACTTTTGAACTTTAATAGAAAGGCTTTTAGTTTTTTGACTAAAAGCTTTTTTTTTGGTATAATTTTTTAGAAAGGATTTGAATATGAGATTAGACAAATATTTAGCAAATTCTGGTATTGGAACAAGAACAGAAGTAAAAAAAATAATAAAATCTAAAAAAATAAAAGTGAATAATAAGATTATAACAGATCCTTCTTTTTGTTTAGATGAAGACTTTGCTGAAGTAAGTTTTTTAGATACTAAAATTAGTTATAAACCCTTTAGATATATTATGTTAAATAAACCTAAAAATGTAGTGAGTGCTAGTTATGATAAAACTTATACAACAGTTATAGATCTTGTAAAAAAAGATTTTTCAACATATAAGTTATTTCCAATAGGAAGATTAGATATTGATACTGTAGGTTTATTAATTTTAACTAATGATGGTGAACTTACACATAATTTGTTAAGTCCAAAAAAACATATAAAAAAAACATATTATGTTGAATATGAAAAAGAAATGTCTATTTCTGACATGAATAAATTAGAAAAAGGAATAGATTTTGGTTCATATATAACAAAAGCTGATGCAAAAGTTGAGATTCTGTCGGCTAAATCTTGTTATTTAACAATAACAGAAGGTAAATTTCATCAGATAAAAAAAATGTTCAAAGCATTAAAAAATGAAGTTTTATTTTTAAAAAGAGTAAAAATGAATAAACTTGAACTTGATGTAAAATTAAACTATGGAGAATATAGGGAATTAACAGAAGATGAATTAAAATTATTAAAGGATTGAAATGATATATATTATTAATAAAAATATAGAACATGATTTGATAGAAAAAATTTTAGAATATTTAAATATTTCTTTTGAATATATAGAATTAAATGAAGCTGAATTAGATAATCTAATAAAAAGTAAAAATTATACTGGACTTTTTTTGGCAGCTGAATTTTCAGAATATCTTAAAAAAATATTTCCAAAAAAATATAGCAAATTATTTAAGAATTTAGATTATATTTATTTAAAAGATGATGAAATTATTCAAACTAATATTGAATATTATTCATTTATGAATTTTATAAAGCAAGAAGGTTTAAATTTAGATTCTAAAAGAATACTTCTCTTAGGTAGTTCAAAACATGCAATAAGTGTATATAATGCTTTAAAAAGTGAGCAAAAGCCCATAGTTTTTATTTCAACAATTACAGTTGAAAGCGATACAAAATTGTTTGCAGGAGATAGAAAAATTAAAAAAATTGAAATTTCTAATTTATCAAGTGTAGATTATATTATAAACACAACAGAATTAGGTAATATAAAATGTATTAATTCTTGTATGATAGATAGAAATTTTCATGTTGATGCAAAAGTAGTAATTGATTTATTAGTTTATCCTATAAAAACAAATTTATTAAGACAATATGAAATAAAGAATTCAAAAATTTATTCAGGCTTATATTTATTGATATATAAGGTCATTTATGCCTTAAATATAAATGATTTAAATATTTCATATAAAAGAGTTCATGAAATATTTGAATATTTAGTAAATGATTTAAATTCCAAGGAGGTAAAAAAATAATGGATTATTCCGATTTATATAGAGTTTGGGAACTTTTAGGTTTGGATGTTGCAGAATATGAAAAAATGAAAATAAAATTTGATACAGATAAAAGTTCTTGTATAAAAGAATATTTAGATTATGAAGATGATGGTGAAATTAAAAATTTTTCTGAATTTTGGTATTATTATTTAGCTGATAATACTAATTGTATCTTTCATAATATAGGAGTAAAAGGTTACACAGAAAGTATAGAAAAATTTTTAACTAAAAATAAGATAGAAATAGAAAATATTGATTTTTCAGCTTACAAAGAAAAAGAAGCCTATTATTCAGAAACATTATTTGATATTTTAATATCAGATGTAAGATATTCATTAAAAGATAAAAATCTTGATATTTTTGGAATAAATGTAGGTTATGACTCTTTAATTTACTATATTTTACCTAAAGATGTTTTAAAAGAAATAAAGAAAATTGCTAAAAATTATTTAATCTTTGATTGTGAAAAACTAGAAGAACTTTATGGAGAAATATTTAAACTTAAACAAGATATACCAAATTATACAGATATAAAAGTAGGGGATTTTATAGAAAAGGATAAGAAAACAGCTGATTTTTATACACTTTTTGACCCTAAAGTTAGACAAAATTATAAATTATCACAAATTTCAGAAGATAATTTAGAGCTTTATCTATAGGAGAAAATAAATGAATACAACTTTATATAGAAAATATAGACCTAATACATTTGATAATGTTTTTGGTCAAAAATATATTAAAAAATCTATAATAAATTCTTTAAATGAAAATAAACTTGCACATGCTTATCTATTTTGCGGACCTCGTGGTGTAGGTAAAACAACAATAGCAAGAATCATAGCAAAAGGAGTTAATTGTTTAAAAAATGGTATTAGTTCTAAGCCTTGTCTTGAATGTGAAAGTTGTATTTCAATATCAAAGGGAAACAATTTGGATGTAATTGAAATTGATGCTGCATCGAATAGAGGAATAGATGAAATTAGATCTTTAAAAGAAGCAATTAATTATCAACCTGTTAGATGTAGAAAAAAGGTATATATTATTGATGAAATTCATATGTTAACTAATGAAGCATTCAATGCACTATTAAAAACTCTTGAAGAGCCACCTGAACATGTTATCTTCATTCTAGCAACTACGGAATTAAATAAATTACCTGAAACAATAATTTCTAGATGTGTTTGTTTTAATTTTAAACCTTTAGTTGAAGAAGAAGCCTTAGAAATGCTTAAAAATTGTACTACAAAGGAAAAAATAGATATTAGTGATGATAGTTTAAAATTAATTATTAAAAAATCTGGTGGTAGTGCAAGAGATGCTTTTTCAATATTAGAACAAGTTATTACAACAAATTTAAATGAAAAAATAAATTTAGAGCTTGTAGAAAAAACTCTAGGAATTGTTGCAAGTGATTACTATGTTAAATTCAATGATTTATTGAAAAAACAAAATAAAGAAGAAATAATTTCTTTCATTGATAAGCTTTATATAGAATCCATACAAATTGATGTTTTTTTAAGAGATTTTTGCGATTATTTAAAAGTAAATGAAAAAGATATTGAATATGCAAGTAAAATTATTGGAACAATTTATCAAGCTTTAAATGAATTTAAATATGAAGATGATCTTAGAATTATATCATATATAATAATTTTTAATATTCTTAAATTACAAAAGAATAGTGTAAAAGAAAAAGTTATTATTAATTCAAATAATACAATGCAAGAATTTTCATATGAAAAATTATTAAATAAATTGAAAAATGATGGTTTCAATATATATTATTCTTTACTTTCTGAATTTCAATTTGTAGAAATAAGAAATGCAACTATTTATTTAAAACAAATAACAAATAAGAATTCAACAAAATTATTAATCGAAAATGATGAGATTAAAAGAGAGATTGAAGAAGAAATATATGAATTACTTAATGTTCGATATATTATTGAAATTATTTATAAAAATAATAAGAGTGATAAACTTGATAACTTTGAAAAAAAGGTTAGAAGTTTATTTGAAGTACCAAGAATATAGGATTGAAAGGAGAATATAATGAAAATCAAGGTTATATTATTAGAAACAGTAAAAGGCATAGGGAAAAAAGATGAAATAGTCTCTGTAAAAGATGGATATGCAAATAACTTCTTATTTTCTTCTAAAAAAGCTATACCAGCTACTAATGAAAATTTAAATAAGCTTAGACAAAAAGGTGAAAAAAAGCTTAATGATGAACAAAAAGAAATAAAAAAAGCAAATGAAATAAAGGAAATTTTGGATGGTAAAACTATTAATTTATCAGTAAAATCTGGAGAAAATGGAAAAGTTTTTGGTTCTATTGGTTCAAAGGAAATAATGGCAGAAATAAAAAAACAATTTAATTATTCTGTTGATAGAAAACAAATGCCATCAGATATAAGAATAAAAGAAATTGGATTACATAAATTAATCCTAAAATTGCATAAGGGTATTAATGCAGAAATAAAAATAAATGTTATGGGGGTTTAATAATGGATGAACTTACAAGTACTGAAGAAATTGAAGAAGCAATTTTAGGTATTATGTTTAATAATAGTGATTCTATTATTTCAGTTTTAGAAAAACTAACTCCTGAAGACTTTAGTAAGAAAATAAATGGTAAGGTATTTCAAGTTTTAATTGATATATATAATAATGATTATTCTTCAGCAGATACAAAACTTGTAACAATAAAATTAGAAGAAGCTAATTTATTAGAATCATTCGGAGGAAGGGAAAAAATTGCTCAATTGGCAATGGATGCACCTTTATCAGATAATTTAGAGGCTTATGTTGATTCTTTAAAAGATAGATCAGTAAAATTAAAATTAAAAAATATTTGTACAGAAATAGGAAATGAAATTAATAGAAATTATAAGAGTGCAAATGACATACTTGATTATTCACAAGCCAAAATATTTTCTATAGAAGCTGAAAAAAATAAAAATCCTATAGTTAGTTTAAAAGACTTAGGAAAAGAAAGAATGCAAAGAATTATAAAAATTGGAGATGAAGGGGATAAAAGTTATATAGGTATACCAACAAATTTTAGAGATTACGATAAAATAACTGGTGGTCTACATGGTTCTGATTTGATAATATTAGCTGCAAGACCTTCAGTAGGGAAAACAGCCTTTGCCATTAATTTAGCCTATAATGTAGCAAAACAAAATAAAAAGGTTTTATTCTTTTCATTAGAAATGGGTAATGAACAATTATATACAAGAATATTAGCATTAAGTTCAGGAATAGAAGCAAGAAAAATAAAGGATTTTAACTTAAATAAAGAAGAAACTCTAGCCTGTGTAAAAACAGAAGAAAAAATTAGAAATTATCCTTTATATATTGCAGGAGATGCAACTGTTACAGTACTTGAAATTAAAAATTTAGCAAGAAGATTTAAATTAAATACTGGGCTTGATTTTATAATAATTGATTATTTACAATTAATAAATAGTGTTTCTCAAAATAAGCAAAGAGAACAACAGGTTTCTGAAATATCAAGATCATTGAAATTGTTAGCTAAGGAATTGGATGTTCCTATTTTAGCCTTATCACAATTGTCAAGAAGTGTAGAAAGTCGTTCAGATAAAAGACCTATGTTATCGGACTTAAGAGAATCTGGTGCTATAGAACAAGATGCTGACCAAGTTATTTTTCTACATAGAGAAGAGTATTATGGAAAAGATGAAAAATCTGATTCAGCTGAAGAAAAAAAAGAATTTGTAAAAAATGTACCTAACAAAGTTGAGGTAATAATTGGAAAACATAGAAATGGTTCAACAGGTACTGTATTTTTAAGCTTTGATTTAGCACATCAAAAATTTGACAATAATATCTATACACAAGGAGGAACAAATTGAATAAAGTAGAATTACTATCACCAGCAGGGAATATGGAAAAATTAAAAGAAGCCTTCCATTTTGGTGCTGATGCTTGCTATATAGGTGGTGGTGCATTTAATTTAAGAGGAATGTCTGCTAATTTTAGAAATAAAGAACTTGAAGAAGCGATAGAATATGCACATAGTTTAGGTAAAAAAATTTATGTTACTCTTAATATCTTTGCACATAATAAGGACATAGATTATATGCCTAGATTCATAAAATTTTTAGCAAGTGTAAAAGCTGATGGAGTAATTGTCAGCGACTTAGGAGTATTTAGCATGGTTAAAGAATATGCACCAAGTCTTGATATACATATTAGTACACAAGCAAATAGTATAAATTGGGCAACAGTTAAAATGTGGAGAGATATGGGTGCAACAAGAGTAATACTAGCTAGAGAAATGACATTAAAAGAGATCAAAGAAATAAAGGATCGTGTACCAGGAATACAAATAGAAGCATTTATACATGGTGCAATGTGTATGGCATACTCAGGTCGTTGTTTATTAAGTAACTATTTTACAAATAGAGATGCAAATAGAGGTGTTTGTGCTCAAGATTGCAGATGGAAATATAAAATAGTTGCTGAAGATCATGAAGCTACAGGGGCTCATGATATCATTGAAGATAATGAAGGTACATATATCTTAAATGCAAAAGATTTATGTACAATTGAATTTATTGATAAAATAATAGAAGCAGGAGTAGATTCACTTAAAATTGAAGGTCGTATGAAAAGTATCTATTATAATTCAACAGTTACAAAGCAATATAGAGAAGCGATTGATTGTTATTATACAGGAAATTATAAATATAATCCAAAATGGAAATATGAATTACAAACAATAAGTCATAGACTATACTCAAAAGGATTTTTCTTTGGAAAAACTTCACAAGAAGATCAAAATTACGATACTAATATTTCATATAGTCAAACATATCAATTAGTTGCAAATGTAATGGAAAAAGTTGCTGAAAATAAATATAAAATATATATTAGAAATAAATTAGATACAAGCAAGGAATTGGAATTGATAAGACCTAAATCAGATCCGATAAAATTTTATGTTAAAGATTTTCTCAATACAAAAAATGATGAGTTTACACAAGTAGTTAATCCGAATACGATAGCTATTATTGAAACAGATATTGAAATGGGAAAATATGATTTAATAAGAATAAAATTACCTGTTGGGCAAGCTGAAAGTGATTTAGATACTGAAAATATTTAGAGGTTAAATATGGAAGATAAAATATTAATTATAGAAGATGATGAAAAAATTTCTCGTTTAATAGAAATGGAATTAAAATTTGAGGGTTATGAAACCGAAAAAGCCTATGATGGTCGTGATGGACTAGAAAAAGCTCTAAAAAAAGATTGCGTATTAGTATTACTAGATCTTATGCTTCCAAAAATGAATGGTATAGAAGTTTGTAAAAGAATAAGAGAAGTTTCACAGGTTCCAATAATAATTTTAACAGCAAAAGATGAAGTTACAGATAAGGTTATTGGTTTAGATTATGGTGCTGATGATTATATGACAAAACCATTTTCAAATGAAGAGCTTATTGCAAGAATTAAGGCTTTGTTAAGAAGAGTGAATCATGTATCAAAACCAGATGTATTTGTCTATGAAGATTTAAAAATTGATTATAAGACTTATGAAGTGTATAGGGGAGATAAATTAATTTCGCTATCAAAGAAAGAATTTGAATTATTAGACTACTTGGTCTTAAATAAAGGAATTGTTCTTTCTAGAAACAAAATATTAGAGGAAGTTTGGGGTTATGATTATGTTGGCAATGATAATATCCTAGATTTATATATAAAATATGTTCGAGATAAAATTGATAAAAATTATGATAGAAAATTTATACAAACAATAAGAGGTGTGGGGTTTATTTTTAAATGAAGAAAGTAAAATTAAAATTCGCAAATAGAATTTCTCTAATATTTGTTATAATTTTTCTTATTACAATGTTTTTTTGTGGTTTCTTCGTTATTAATTTTATCAATTTAAAAAACACTTCATATAATAAGCAATTATATAGCAAAAAAATAAGTGAAATTGATATATTTTTAAATAAAATTTCTAATTTTGCAACTAAATATAAGACTATTACTTTGGAACTTAATCCAAAAATAGAAAATCAACAAATAGTATATTCGCAACCTTTTGAACCTGGAGTTGAAAAATATAGCTATATTATAAGAGTTAGAAATGCAAAGAATTATGACCAAATAGCATTAAATACTTTTAATGCAAAAAAAAATGATAATTCTACAAAAATAAAATTAACAACTATTAATGAAATTATTGGAAAGAAAAAAATAAATAAAAATATTGCAACACATTACACTGAAAATGAACATATTTTTGATATTATACGAATAAATAGGACTATTTGTGGTAATGTTTTTGATATTTATATTTTTAAAGATGTTACAAGTGATGTTATTATTACAAAAACTTTAATTCTTCTTTTTATACTTTATACTTTAATATCACTTGCGATTATTGTTTTTATGTCTAATAAAATTACAAGTAAGATGTTAAGACCAATTAATGATATTATTAAAATTGCTCAAACTATATCAACAAAAGACTTAAAGGTTAGAATAAAACAAACAAATAATGGCGATGAAATTGATAATCTAATTACAATAATAAATAATATGTTAGAAAGATTAAATATTGCCTTTGATAATCAATCAAAATTTATTTCAGATGTTTCACATGAACTTAGAACACCTCTTGCAATTATAAAAGGTTATGCAGAGTTAATTAAAAGACATGGTGATAGTCAAAATGAATTAATAACTGATTCTGTTGATTTAATAATTGATGAATCTAATAATATGAAAAGTTTGATAGAAAAATTACTATTTTTGGCAAAGGGAGATGCAAATACTGTAAAAATTAATATAGACACTTTTGATTCAGTTGCATTTATAAATCAAGTATATACAGATGCCTTGTTTTTAGCTAAAAAGCATAATATAATAATAGAAAATAATGAAAAATATACTATTTTAGCTGATAGAAGCTTATTATTACAAGCAATTAGAACTATAATTGAAAATAGTATAAAATATTCAAAAAATGGTACAAATATTTATATAAATTCATATTATGAACAAAATAAAAAAGAAGCTATTATCTCTATTAGAGATGAAGGAATAGGTATAGAAGAAAAATATTTTGAAAAAATATTTGAAAGATTTTATAGAGTTGATGAATCTAGAACAAAAAATACTGGTGGAACAGGTTTAGGTTTATCCATTGTAAAAAAAGTAATGGATATACATGGAGGACTTGTAGAAGTTAAATCTAAAATTAATGAGGGAACGACAATAATCTTACACATACCTTCAAAAATAAAAAGCAATAAGTAGCTAAGTTCTTTTTAGCTACTTTTTAAAAAGGAAAAATAATGGAAAATTCAAAAATAATTTTAATAAATAAACGAGCTGGAGTTAGCTCACATACTGTAATTAAGGAAGTGCAGAAAAAATATAATTTTAAAAAGATAGGACATGCAGGGACTTTAGATCCAATGGCAGAAGGTTTGCTAATAGCGATGAGTAATAATGCAACAAAATTATCTGATCTACTTATGAAGAAAAATAAGACTTATGTTGTAAAAATGGAATTAGGTTATGAAACAGATACCCTTGATTCTGAAGGTACTATTTTAAAAAAAGCAAATTATAATGTTGATTTGCCTAGTGTTAATAAGGTTTTAAAAGAATTTATAGGTGAAAGCTACCAAATTCCTCCTATGTTTTCTGCAATAAAATATAAGGGACAAAAATTATATAAACTTGCTAGAAAAAATATACAAGTTGAACTTACACAAAGAAAGATTTTTATTGAATCCTTTGAAAATGTTGAGTATAATAAGGGTATAATTAGCTTTAAAGTCACAGTATCTAGCGGTACATATATAAGATCCCTAGTTAGAGATATAGCATATAAATTAAAAACATATGGTACTATGATTTATTTATTAAGAGAAAGAATAGATAAGCTTTGTGTACCCCAAAATGATGAAATTACTTTTTATAATGTGCAAGACTATTTTAAGTTGAATAAAATAAATTTAAATTTTAATGAATTGATGCATATTTTAAATGGGATGACTTTAAAAATGGATAAAAATATACCTGAGGAAAGCTTACATTGTTATTTTAATGATGAATATTTAGGTATAGTAAATGTTATAAATTCAAACAAAATAAAGAAGAGTAAATTCTTTGTAACAAAGGAGGATTATGAAAAGAGTAAGAAAAGCTGTAATTCCTGCTGCGGGGATAGGGACTAGAGTTTTACCAGCAACTAAAGCACAACCTAAAGAAATGCTTCCAATTATTGATAAACCTGCATTACAATTTTTAGTAGAAGAATTAATTGCTTCAGGCATAACAGAAATATTAATTATAACAGGTAGAAATAAGGAATCAATTGAAAATCATTTTGATTATTCATATGAATTGGAAACTATTTTAAAACAACGAGGT
The window above is part of the Sneathia sanguinegens genome. Proteins encoded here:
- a CDS encoding pseudouridine synthase — its product is MRLDKYLANSGIGTRTEVKKIIKSKKIKVNNKIITDPSFCLDEDFAEVSFLDTKISYKPFRYIMLNKPKNVVSASYDKTYTTVIDLVKKDFSTYKLFPIGRLDIDTVGLLILTNDGELTHNLLSPKKHIKKTYYVEYEKEMSISDMNKLEKGIDFGSYITKADAKVEILSAKSCYLTITEGKFHQIKKMFKALKNEVLFLKRVKMNKLELDVKLNYGEYRELTEDELKLLKD
- the dnaX gene encoding DNA polymerase III subunit gamma/tau encodes the protein MNTTLYRKYRPNTFDNVFGQKYIKKSIINSLNENKLAHAYLFCGPRGVGKTTIARIIAKGVNCLKNGISSKPCLECESCISISKGNNLDVIEIDAASNRGIDEIRSLKEAINYQPVRCRKKVYIIDEIHMLTNEAFNALLKTLEEPPEHVIFILATTELNKLPETIISRCVCFNFKPLVEEEALEMLKNCTTKEKIDISDDSLKLIIKKSGGSARDAFSILEQVITTNLNEKINLELVEKTLGIVASDYYVKFNDLLKKQNKEEIISFIDKLYIESIQIDVFLRDFCDYLKVNEKDIEYASKIIGTIYQALNEFKYEDDLRIISYIIIFNILKLQKNSVKEKVIINSNNTMQEFSYEKLLNKLKNDGFNIYYSLLSEFQFVEIRNATIYLKQITNKNSTKLLIENDEIKREIEEEIYELLNVRYIIEIIYKNNKSDKLDNFEKKVRSLFEVPRI
- the rplI gene encoding 50S ribosomal protein L9, which codes for MKIKVILLETVKGIGKKDEIVSVKDGYANNFLFSSKKAIPATNENLNKLRQKGEKKLNDEQKEIKKANEIKEILDGKTINLSVKSGENGKVFGSIGSKEIMAEIKKQFNYSVDRKQMPSDIRIKEIGLHKLILKLHKGINAEIKINVMGV
- the dnaB gene encoding replicative DNA helicase, producing the protein MDELTSTEEIEEAILGIMFNNSDSIISVLEKLTPEDFSKKINGKVFQVLIDIYNNDYSSADTKLVTIKLEEANLLESFGGREKIAQLAMDAPLSDNLEAYVDSLKDRSVKLKLKNICTEIGNEINRNYKSANDILDYSQAKIFSIEAEKNKNPIVSLKDLGKERMQRIIKIGDEGDKSYIGIPTNFRDYDKITGGLHGSDLIILAARPSVGKTAFAINLAYNVAKQNKKVLFFSLEMGNEQLYTRILALSSGIEARKIKDFNLNKEETLACVKTEEKIRNYPLYIAGDATVTVLEIKNLARRFKLNTGLDFIIIDYLQLINSVSQNKQREQQVSEISRSLKLLAKELDVPILALSQLSRSVESRSDKRPMLSDLRESGAIEQDADQVIFLHREEYYGKDEKSDSAEEKKEFVKNVPNKVEVIIGKHRNGSTGTVFLSFDLAHQKFDNNIYTQGGTN
- a CDS encoding peptidase U32 family protein, producing the protein MNKVELLSPAGNMEKLKEAFHFGADACYIGGGAFNLRGMSANFRNKELEEAIEYAHSLGKKIYVTLNIFAHNKDIDYMPRFIKFLASVKADGVIVSDLGVFSMVKEYAPSLDIHISTQANSINWATVKMWRDMGATRVILAREMTLKEIKEIKDRVPGIQIEAFIHGAMCMAYSGRCLLSNYFTNRDANRGVCAQDCRWKYKIVAEDHEATGAHDIIEDNEGTYILNAKDLCTIEFIDKIIEAGVDSLKIEGRMKSIYYNSTVTKQYREAIDCYYTGNYKYNPKWKYELQTISHRLYSKGFFFGKTSQEDQNYDTNISYSQTYQLVANVMEKVAENKYKIYIRNKLDTSKELELIRPKSDPIKFYVKDFLNTKNDEFTQVVNPNTIAIIETDIEMGKYDLIRIKLPVGQAESDLDTENI
- a CDS encoding response regulator transcription factor, producing MEDKILIIEDDEKISRLIEMELKFEGYETEKAYDGRDGLEKALKKDCVLVLLDLMLPKMNGIEVCKRIREVSQVPIIILTAKDEVTDKVIGLDYGADDYMTKPFSNEELIARIKALLRRVNHVSKPDVFVYEDLKIDYKTYEVYRGDKLISLSKKEFELLDYLVLNKGIVLSRNKILEEVWGYDYVGNDNILDLYIKYVRDKIDKNYDRKFIQTIRGVGFIFK
- a CDS encoding sensor histidine kinase, with translation MKKVKLKFANRISLIFVIIFLITMFFCGFFVINFINLKNTSYNKQLYSKKISEIDIFLNKISNFATKYKTITLELNPKIENQQIVYSQPFEPGVEKYSYIIRVRNAKNYDQIALNTFNAKKNDNSTKIKLTTINEIIGKKKINKNIATHYTENEHIFDIIRINRTICGNVFDIYIFKDVTSDVIITKTLILLFILYTLISLAIIVFMSNKITSKMLRPINDIIKIAQTISTKDLKVRIKQTNNGDEIDNLITIINNMLERLNIAFDNQSKFISDVSHELRTPLAIIKGYAELIKRHGDSQNELITDSVDLIIDESNNMKSLIEKLLFLAKGDANTVKINIDTFDSVAFINQVYTDALFLAKKHNIIIENNEKYTILADRSLLLQAIRTIIENSIKYSKNGTNIYINSYYEQNKKEAIISIRDEGIGIEEKYFEKIFERFYRVDESRTKNTGGTGLGLSIVKKVMDIHGGLVEVKSKINEGTTIILHIPSKIKSNK
- the truB gene encoding tRNA pseudouridine(55) synthase TruB, whose amino-acid sequence is MENSKIILINKRAGVSSHTVIKEVQKKYNFKKIGHAGTLDPMAEGLLIAMSNNATKLSDLLMKKNKTYVVKMELGYETDTLDSEGTILKKANYNVDLPSVNKVLKEFIGESYQIPPMFSAIKYKGQKLYKLARKNIQVELTQRKIFIESFENVEYNKGIISFKVTVSSGTYIRSLVRDIAYKLKTYGTMIYLLRERIDKLCVPQNDEITFYNVQDYFKLNKINLNFNELMHILNGMTLKMDKNIPEESLHCYFNDEYLGIVNVINSNKIKKSKFFVTKEDYEKSKKSCNSCCGDRD